One Cynocephalus volans isolate mCynVol1 chromosome 5, mCynVol1.pri, whole genome shotgun sequence DNA window includes the following coding sequences:
- the BNIP5 gene encoding protein BNIP5, protein MENQQGLRKPLAERRAESLDKSQIPRSDSESCNCRCLSLTTGSSRRSLRQTASDRARCTESPAQSAEDQVTQEATLALGEAREFLPSEQRPPQDIKKDKAQRWAQQGWLKTLLNFFLRTGPEEPKEKGSRRPKGREGLPQPTEPPEAPGEPALGKKAHDKKACCNKHGHKKHVAKETKGAGGQVTAAALCLAEDDPGPAHRGGERSDYQAFLIEGDGAGVSDVSPQATGHQQEEELKKPDEDAIIQMIVELLKKEGDEWEEKQLQALQTEGAPQNPAPASRKKSQEKKSSLKRAFSLKKHGSEESKRVGAADVSSPETRLPRRPNFLPLCVGGHRPSISNSLDLEEAEGQETLSIDGGSPSPSELPTQAGSRGPEEELQPDIVSESKEFIQKIIALLRDPEEQWGEKQPQVQEEEVAVEKQSSPCRRKNQQKKSSLKRAFSRKKYGSKEPKTVGAAGVASPDTPPSRRPTFLPLCVGGHQAFISCNPDGLKFQEPSPAEARPVGFSEAPSWARSRKPEGGPQPDGACESKELLIQRLVALLQEVDGQLGTQIRRHPSYKRFFYTFSDSSLKKLTAILRSQEAHSPALGRNLVKRPYEFDFMLANKFAGSDSLAICTLMGLRDHYSYTQFSCREPQPNITSPESQSPD, encoded by the exons ATGGAGAATCAGCAGGGCCTGAGGAAGCCTCTGGCAGAGAGGAGAGCTGAGTCTCTGGACAAGTCGCAGATCCCCAGGAGCGACTCGGAGTCGTGCAACTGCCGGTGCCTCTCCCTGACCACTGGCTCCTCCAGGAGGTCACTTCGCCAAACGGCCAGCGATAGGGCCAGATGCACTGAGAGCCCAGCTCAGTCTGCAGAGGATCAGGTCACCCAGGAGGCAACCCTCGCTCTAGGGGAGGCAAGGGAGTTTCTCCCCAGTGAGCAGAGGCCCCCACAAGACATCAAGAAGGACAAGGCCCAGAGATGGGCCCAGCAGGGGTGGCTGAAGACCTTGCTGAACTTCTTCCTGAGGACAGGCCCTGAGGAGCCCAAAGAGAAGGGCAGCAGAAGGCCAAAGGGGAGGGAGGGCCTCCCCCAGCCCACAGAGCCCCCCGAGGCACCAGGGGAGCCAGCCCTCGGGAAGAAAGCCCACGACAAGAAGGcctgctgcaacaaacatggtcACAAGAAGCATGTTGCCAAGGAAACCAAGGGGGCTGGAGGCCAAGTGACGGCTGCTGCCTTGTGCTTGGCGGAGGATGACCCAGGCCCGGCTCACAGGG GTGGAGAACGTTCTGATTATCAGGCTTTTCTCATTGAAGGGGATGGTGCTGGAGTGTCAGACGTTTCTCCCCAAGCCACAGGCCACCAGCAAGAAGAGGAACTCAAAAAGCCTGATG AGGATGCTATCATCCAGATGATAGTGGAATTGCTCAAAAAAGAGGGAGACGAGTGGGAAGAAAAG CAACTTCAAGCCCTTCAGACAGAGGGGGCTCCCCAAAATCCAGCACCAGCCTCCAGGAAGAAATCCCAAGAGAAAAAGTCCAGCCTCAAGAGAGCCTTTTCTCTTAAGAAACATGGCTCTGAAGAGTCCAAGAGAGTGGGGGCTGCAGATGTCTCCAGCCCAGAGACCCGGCTGCCCAGGAGGCCCAATTTTCTGCCCCTGTGTGTTGGTGGCCATCGGCCCTCCATCTCCAACAGCCTTG ACTTGGAAGAAGCCGAAGGCCAAGAGACCTTGTCTATAGATGGTGGGAGTCCAAGTCCCTCTGAGCTTCCCACCCAGGCAGGCAGCCGGGGACCTGAAGAAGAGCTGCAGCCAGACATAGTCTCAGAATCCA AAGAATTCATCCAGAAGATTATTGCCCTACTCCGAGATCCGGAGGAGCAGTGGGGAGAGAAG CAACCTCAAGtccaggaggaggaggtggctgTAGAAAAGCAATCCTCACCCTGCAGAAGGAAGAACCAACAGAAAAAGTCCAGCCTCAAGAGAGCCTTTTCTCGTAAGAAATATGGCTCCAAAGAGCCCAAGACGGTGGGTGCTGCAGGTGTTGCCAGTCCAGACACCCCACCGTCTAGGAGGCCCACCTTTCTGCCCCTGTGTGTTGGTGGCCATCAGGCTTTCATCTCCTGCA ATCCAGACGGTCTCAAGTTCCAGGAGCCCTCGCCTGCAGAAGCGAGACCAGTTGGGTTCTCAGAAGCACCTTCCTGGGCCAGGAGCCGCAAGCCAGAAGGGGGACCTCAGCCAGATGGAGCATGTGAATCTA AGGAGCTCCTCATCCAGAGGCTGGTGGCGCTTCTCCAGGAAGTGGACGGCCAGCTGGGGACACAG ATCAGGCGACACCCCAGCtataagag GTTTTTTTACACGTTCTCAGACTCCTCCCTCAAAAAGCTGACCGCCATCCTGCGCAGCCAGGAGGCCCATTCCCCTGCACTGGGCAGGAACCTCGTCAAGAGACCCTACGAGTTTGACTTCATGTTGGCTAACAAATTTGCTGGCAGCGATAGCCTCGCCATCTGCACCCTCATGGGCCTAAGAGACCACTACAGTTACACTCAGTTCTCATGCAGGGAGCCCCAGCCG AACATTACAAGTCCTGAGAGTCAGAGTCCAGATTGA